The following are encoded in a window of Sutcliffiella horikoshii genomic DNA:
- a CDS encoding endonuclease/exonuclease/phosphatase family protein yields MEHTYTVMSFNLRVIVASDPFSWDDRKHWIADTINTYTPDVIGTQEATIPMLEWLKETFKESYEVYAANRTESTEVGEFSAVFVKKSRFIIGSKGSFMLSETPEIIGTMGWDAHCERICSWVELIPKRQTEPVLRFFNTHLDHMGKLARKNGLKLICDVIRRKDNEQSLPVILTGDFNDVPESEALAEVSSMESCYSCFTAEEKHNRLTFHAYEGGIKGSPIDYIFGLNGVEFLTACIIRDSFDGGYPSDHYPVLAKVKLLRR; encoded by the coding sequence TTGGAACATACATATACCGTCATGTCCTTTAATCTGCGTGTTATTGTTGCGTCTGACCCATTTAGCTGGGATGATCGAAAACACTGGATTGCAGACACCATAAATACTTATACGCCTGACGTTATCGGCACACAGGAAGCAACCATTCCAATGCTTGAATGGCTAAAAGAGACTTTCAAAGAGTCCTATGAAGTATACGCAGCCAATCGAACCGAATCCACGGAGGTTGGAGAATTCAGTGCTGTATTTGTTAAAAAGTCCCGTTTCATCATAGGTTCAAAAGGATCCTTTATGCTATCAGAAACTCCAGAAATAATCGGGACTATGGGCTGGGATGCACACTGCGAAAGAATTTGTTCCTGGGTGGAGCTTATTCCAAAGAGACAAACCGAACCAGTTTTGCGCTTTTTTAATACACACCTTGATCATATGGGGAAGCTTGCAAGGAAGAATGGATTGAAACTAATTTGTGATGTGATTCGTAGGAAAGATAACGAGCAAAGCTTGCCAGTTATTTTAACCGGCGATTTTAATGATGTGCCTGAAAGTGAGGCATTAGCGGAAGTTTCGTCCATGGAAAGCTGTTATTCTTGTTTTACTGCAGAAGAGAAGCATAACCGTCTTACTTTTCATGCATACGAAGGCGGAATAAAAGGTAGTCCCATCGATTACATATTCGGCTTGAACGGGGTAGAGTTTCTTACTGCCTGCATTATTAGAGACAGTTTTGATGGAGGGTACCCGTCAGATCATTATCCTGTTTTGGCAAAGGTAAAACTTTTGAGAAGGTGA
- a CDS encoding sulfatase-like hydrolase/transferase produces MAKESQTIKKPNFLILMVDQQRYPSVYENEELRRWQRENLQTQELLKKNGFEFTQHYVGSTACSPSRTTLYTGQYPSLHGVTQTSGAAKTSFDPDMFWLDPNTVPTMGEYFRTAGYKTFWKGKWHASEEDILIPGTKNSLPSYTSTGRPDKRNVEKYLASNRLGNYGFEGWVGPEPHGSSPRNSASSAAIGVSGRDVIYAQETVELLQSLENDCHRNSSPWLVMCSLVNPHDIAIYGIYTELSPLFNFEIDPSVPFIPPPPTANESLSTKPSAQESYREIYPKALQPIRDNVSYRQLYYSLQKKADQEMWKVFRTLQDSTFYENTIVIFLSDHGELLGAHGGLYQKWYNTYEESIHVPLIIHSPKLFSGKETNDMLTSHVDVLPTMLGLADIDVDEIQKQLKRDHTEVHPLVGRDLTPLLMAKNKFYRANEPLYFMSDDDVTQGPNQVSATGEPYHAVIQPNHTEAIITKLATGENGTKEIWKLTRYYDNPQFWSNPGVENVTTTQVSKTSTGEHIDCALCITTTKTRPVPDQYELYNLTKDPLEESNLAYSDNRTPETMAIQKLLMVGLEEQCKQKRLEPSSGEVPGMPSCKN; encoded by the coding sequence ATGGCTAAAGAATCACAGACAATCAAGAAACCCAATTTTCTCATCCTGATGGTAGATCAGCAACGTTACCCGAGCGTATATGAAAACGAAGAACTTAGAAGATGGCAACGGGAAAACTTGCAAACTCAGGAGCTACTAAAGAAGAATGGCTTTGAATTTACACAACACTATGTTGGAAGCACCGCTTGCTCTCCAAGCAGAACCACTCTATATACTGGACAATATCCATCCCTTCATGGTGTGACACAAACGAGTGGTGCGGCAAAAACCTCTTTTGATCCGGACATGTTTTGGCTTGATCCTAATACCGTGCCAACTATGGGGGAATATTTTCGGACAGCAGGTTACAAAACTTTTTGGAAAGGCAAATGGCATGCGTCTGAAGAAGACATTCTAATACCAGGAACGAAAAACTCTTTGCCAAGCTATACCTCTACAGGAAGACCGGACAAGAGAAATGTAGAGAAATACCTTGCCTCCAACCGTTTGGGCAATTACGGATTTGAAGGTTGGGTCGGACCAGAGCCACATGGTTCCTCTCCTCGGAACTCGGCAAGCTCCGCTGCAATTGGGGTAAGCGGAAGAGATGTCATCTATGCTCAAGAAACTGTCGAGCTCCTTCAGTCATTGGAAAATGATTGTCATAGAAATTCCTCCCCGTGGCTTGTCATGTGCTCGCTCGTCAACCCTCATGACATTGCAATCTATGGCATTTACACAGAACTAAGCCCATTGTTTAACTTTGAAATTGATCCATCCGTGCCTTTCATCCCGCCACCGCCGACTGCCAATGAATCACTAAGTACCAAGCCTTCCGCCCAAGAGAGCTATCGTGAGATTTACCCAAAGGCACTCCAGCCGATAAGAGACAACGTTTCTTACAGACAGCTCTATTATTCTTTGCAAAAGAAGGCAGACCAAGAAATGTGGAAGGTTTTCCGAACCTTGCAGGATTCTACCTTTTATGAAAATACTATTGTCATCTTTCTTTCTGACCACGGAGAGTTGCTTGGTGCGCATGGCGGCCTTTATCAGAAATGGTATAACACTTACGAAGAATCGATTCATGTGCCATTGATTATCCATAGCCCAAAACTTTTCTCCGGAAAAGAAACCAACGACATGCTTACAAGTCATGTTGATGTTCTGCCAACCATGTTAGGACTCGCAGACATTGACGTAGATGAGATTCAAAAACAACTTAAGCGTGATCACACAGAAGTTCACCCATTAGTAGGTCGTGATTTAACACCACTACTCATGGCGAAAAATAAATTCTACCGTGCGAACGAACCGCTTTATTTTATGAGTGACGACGATGTTACCCAAGGCCCTAACCAAGTTTCGGCAACGGGGGAACCTTATCATGCTGTCATTCAACCAAACCACACGGAAGCCATTATCACTAAGCTCGCCACAGGAGAAAATGGCACAAAGGAAATCTGGAAACTTACACGTTATTACGATAACCCACAGTTTTGGAGTAATCCGGGAGTTGAGAACGTCACAACCACTCAAGTTTCAAAAACATCTACAGGTGAGCATATAGACTGTGCATTGTGCATCACGACCACTAAAACGAGACCAGTACCAGATCAGTATGAACTTTACAATTTGACTAAAGATCCGTTGGAAGAAAGCAACCTTGCCTACTCAGACAATCGAACACCAGAAACAATGGCTATTCAGAAACTCCTGATGGTGGGCCTTGAAGAACAGTGTAAGCAAAAAAGGTTGGAGCCATCAAGCGGTGAGGTTCCTGGAATGCCCTCCTGTAAAAACTAA
- a CDS encoding LysE family translocator, translating into MENFFLFVVMSVLLIILPGPDTAIATKNTLSAGRIGGFKTVLGTFCAILIHTIAAVVGLSAIIVKSAFLFSVFKYVGAVYLVYLGVKTIWALRNKKAEIPMDSNVANRYKNQSHFKQGFLTNMLNPKVAVFFLTFLPQFVDPGTSTIGPFLLMGVTYAVLTAIWFVLYIYLVDQISAFMKKPRTTTVIESITGIVLIGFGVKLALEKGSQ; encoded by the coding sequence ATGGAAAACTTTTTTCTGTTTGTCGTTATGAGTGTCTTACTGATCATTTTACCTGGACCTGACACGGCTATAGCCACCAAAAACACCTTATCTGCCGGGAGAATCGGCGGTTTCAAAACCGTTTTAGGTACCTTTTGTGCCATCCTTATCCATACAATTGCAGCTGTCGTTGGCCTATCCGCCATTATTGTTAAATCTGCATTTCTGTTCTCTGTCTTCAAATATGTTGGTGCCGTTTACCTTGTTTATCTGGGGGTTAAAACGATTTGGGCACTCCGAAACAAGAAAGCAGAGATTCCAATGGACAGCAACGTGGCTAATAGATACAAAAATCAATCCCACTTTAAGCAAGGTTTCCTGACAAATATGCTGAATCCAAAAGTGGCGGTCTTTTTTCTGACCTTCCTGCCACAATTCGTTGACCCGGGAACTAGCACAATCGGACCTTTCCTACTTATGGGAGTTACCTACGCTGTACTAACAGCCATTTGGTTTGTCCTTTACATCTATCTAGTGGACCAAATTAGTGCATTTATGAAAAAACCTCGAACCACTACTGTTATTGAATCCATTACTGGTATTGTGTTGATTGGGTTTGGGGTGAAGTTAGCGTTGGAAAAGGGATCGCAGTAA